A part of Haloarchaeobius sp. HME9146 genomic DNA contains:
- a CDS encoding V-type ATP synthase subunit E — protein sequence MSLETVVEDIRDEARARAEEIREDAEAEAEEIISEAEADAEETLEEAERAAERKVAQEREQQLSSAKLEAKQMRLEARRDVLEQVREDVESEIVALDGDEREELTRALLDAAAEEFETVDSAVVYGRASDEDLLETILADYDGYEYAGEYDCLGGVVVESEESRLRVNNTFDSVLEDVWEDNLREISSQLFDEQ from the coding sequence ATGAGTTTGGAAACAGTCGTTGAGGACATACGAGACGAAGCCCGCGCGCGTGCGGAGGAAATCCGCGAGGACGCAGAGGCGGAGGCCGAGGAGATCATCTCGGAAGCCGAAGCCGACGCCGAGGAGACGCTCGAAGAGGCAGAGCGCGCGGCCGAACGAAAGGTAGCACAGGAGCGCGAGCAGCAGCTTTCGAGCGCCAAACTCGAGGCCAAGCAGATGCGCCTCGAAGCGCGTCGCGACGTGCTGGAACAGGTCCGCGAGGACGTCGAGTCCGAGATCGTCGCCCTGGACGGTGACGAGCGCGAGGAACTCACCCGTGCACTGCTCGACGCAGCCGCGGAGGAGTTCGAAACCGTCGACAGCGCCGTCGTCTACGGCCGCGCCAGCGACGAAGACCTGCTCGAGACGATTCTCGCCGACTACGACGGCTACGAGTACGCCGGCGAGTACGACTGCCTCGGCGGCGTCGTCGTCGAGAGCGAGGAGAGTCGTCTCCGGGTCAACAACACGTTCGACTCGGTGCTCGAAGACGTCTGGGAGGACAACCTGCGAGAAATCAGCTCCCAGCTGTTCGACGAGCAATGA
- a CDS encoding F0F1 ATP synthase subunit C, which translates to MTALNNVTDIALQEGNAPAIPADSGAALGIGLAAIGAGYAERGIGAAAVGALAEDSISTGIGIVLTVLPETLVIFALVALFV; encoded by the coding sequence ATGACCGCACTGAACAACGTAACAGACATCGCCCTGCAGGAGGGTAACGCTCCCGCGATTCCCGCAGACTCCGGTGCAGCTCTCGGTATCGGGCTGGCCGCGATCGGTGCAGGGTACGCAGAACGCGGCATCGGTGCCGCCGCAGTCGGCGCACTCGCCGAAGACTCCATCTCTACCGGTATCGGGATCGTCCTGACGGTCCTGCCCGAGACGCTGGTGATCTTCGCGCTGGTCGCGCTCTTCGTCTAA
- a CDS encoding V-type ATP synthase subunit I — protein MLRPEQMSKVSVTGSKSVMDDVIETVHDLRLVHLSDYDGSWDGFSNGNPVEGAEDASEKLVTVRSIKSILGVEAEHAGPSRIVTDDALEEELEEVRQEANRLDDRRNELEAEVRELDEKVSSLAPFAELGIPLHLLSGYDSLQVAVGEGDVEAVKAELNGAKAIRSFDVESGGGDLIAVFAYPESNASDSLLDDLLVRANFTRQEIPDGEGDPTEYIDELRHRRQQLESKLTTVEDELEDLRLDAAGFLLAAEERLSIDVQKSEAPLQFATTENAFVAEGWLPTDEVDTLTRELDSAVGDHAEVQEIERADYHEGHAVGSSEMPGESHGTSGGAEAAADGGVVTMGDAPPTVQQNNKAAEPFEFLIEMVNRPKYTELDPTIVLLMTFPLFYGFMLGDLGYGLIYTAVGFLLYTRTNSDVLKALGGIGLWAGGFTMLFGILYGEIFGLHVLGEVLFGGSPPMHKGLQPAYLQYGQTWLVVSMLLGLLHLTVGYVFGFINDLDHGPVTAFIENGSWATMMFGVWMWIFSTQAEGLKPDFLFQSFGGSKAVYDLGFTGFSPAIGTLGLVLFVGGLVAMIYGEVQHMGGFGLLVGALESVNVLVNVLSYLRIGAVILAKAGMAFVVNLLFFGVYVVETEKGAEWHFGTTHDPKHMLEVGTYHGHEVTEVMFGGLLHGGIGMALAGVLILIVGHLVVLLLGVTSAGLQGVRLEYVEFFDKFYEGGGRVFNPFGYERTYTTED, from the coding sequence ATGCTCAGACCTGAGCAAATGAGCAAGGTGTCCGTGACGGGCTCGAAGTCCGTCATGGACGACGTCATCGAGACGGTACACGATCTCCGCCTGGTTCACCTGAGCGACTACGACGGCTCCTGGGACGGGTTCTCCAACGGGAACCCCGTCGAGGGTGCCGAGGACGCCTCAGAGAAACTCGTCACCGTTCGCTCCATCAAGAGCATCCTGGGTGTCGAGGCCGAACACGCCGGCCCGAGCCGCATCGTCACGGACGACGCGCTCGAGGAGGAGCTCGAAGAGGTTCGCCAGGAGGCGAATCGTCTCGATGACCGCCGGAACGAGCTCGAGGCGGAAGTGCGTGAACTCGACGAGAAAGTGAGTTCGCTCGCACCGTTCGCGGAGCTCGGAATCCCGCTGCACCTGCTCTCGGGCTACGACTCGCTGCAGGTCGCGGTCGGTGAAGGCGACGTCGAGGCCGTGAAAGCCGAGCTCAACGGGGCGAAGGCGATCCGGTCGTTCGACGTCGAGAGCGGTGGCGGCGACCTCATCGCCGTCTTCGCGTACCCCGAGTCGAACGCGAGCGACAGCCTGCTCGACGACCTGCTCGTCCGCGCGAACTTCACCCGTCAGGAGATTCCCGACGGGGAGGGCGACCCGACCGAGTACATCGACGAACTGCGCCACCGTCGGCAGCAGCTCGAATCGAAGCTCACGACGGTCGAGGACGAACTCGAGGACCTGCGCCTCGACGCCGCCGGCTTCCTGCTGGCCGCCGAGGAGCGCCTGTCCATCGACGTCCAGAAGTCCGAAGCGCCGCTGCAGTTCGCGACGACGGAGAACGCATTCGTCGCCGAAGGGTGGCTCCCGACCGACGAGGTCGACACCCTCACGCGCGAACTCGATTCCGCGGTCGGCGACCACGCCGAGGTCCAGGAGATAGAACGCGCCGACTACCACGAGGGCCACGCGGTCGGCTCCTCGGAGATGCCGGGCGAGTCCCACGGGACCTCCGGTGGTGCCGAGGCGGCCGCCGACGGTGGCGTCGTCACGATGGGTGACGCACCGCCGACCGTCCAGCAGAACAACAAGGCCGCAGAACCCTTCGAGTTCCTCATCGAGATGGTCAACCGACCGAAGTACACGGAACTCGACCCGACTATCGTCCTGCTCATGACGTTCCCGCTGTTCTACGGGTTCATGCTGGGCGACCTCGGATACGGGCTCATCTACACCGCGGTCGGCTTCCTGCTCTACACGCGCACCAACAGCGACGTGCTGAAGGCACTCGGTGGCATCGGCCTGTGGGCCGGTGGGTTCACCATGCTGTTCGGTATCCTGTACGGCGAGATATTCGGCTTACACGTGCTGGGTGAGGTCCTGTTCGGCGGCAGCCCGCCGATGCACAAGGGTCTCCAGCCAGCTTACCTGCAGTACGGCCAGACCTGGCTCGTCGTGAGCATGCTGCTCGGCCTGCTCCACCTGACGGTGGGGTACGTCTTCGGGTTCATCAACGACCTCGACCACGGTCCCGTCACGGCGTTCATCGAGAACGGCTCGTGGGCGACCATGATGTTCGGGGTCTGGATGTGGATCTTCAGCACGCAGGCAGAGGGCCTGAAGCCTGACTTCCTGTTCCAGTCGTTCGGCGGCTCGAAGGCCGTCTACGACCTCGGATTCACCGGGTTCTCGCCGGCCATCGGCACCCTCGGTCTGGTGCTGTTCGTCGGTGGGCTCGTCGCGATGATCTACGGCGAGGTCCAGCACATGGGCGGGTTCGGTCTCCTCGTCGGTGCGCTGGAGTCCGTCAACGTGCTCGTCAACGTCCTGTCCTACCTGCGTATCGGGGCAGTCATCCTGGCGAAGGCAGGGATGGCGTTCGTCGTCAACCTGCTCTTCTTCGGGGTGTACGTCGTCGAGACCGAGAAGGGTGCCGAGTGGCACTTCGGGACGACCCACGACCCCAAGCACATGCTCGAGGTCGGGACGTACCACGGCCACGAGGTCACCGAGGTCATGTTCGGCGGCCTGCTGCACGGCGGTATCGGGATGGCGCTCGCGGGCGTCCTCATCCTCATCGTCGGCCACCTCGTCGTCCTGCTGCTCGGTGTGACGAGCGCAGGACTGCAGGGAGTGCGTCTCGAGTACGTCGAGTTCTTCGACAAGTTCTACGAGGGTGGCGGTCGCGTGTTCAACCCGTTCGGGTACGAGCGCACCTACACCACCGAGGACTGA
- the ahaH gene encoding ATP synthase archaeal subunit H — MPRPEVLERIQTAETEADDIVAEAEADRDERIAEARDRAEEIRQEAEDDARELESNRLEEARTEIAEEREQILEEGEAEREELRTRAEGRTSEVVDYVLETFTEEVHAQT, encoded by the coding sequence ATGCCGAGGCCAGAGGTTCTCGAACGAATTCAGACGGCCGAGACGGAGGCCGACGACATCGTCGCCGAGGCAGAAGCCGACCGCGACGAGCGCATCGCCGAGGCCCGGGACCGTGCCGAAGAAATCCGCCAGGAGGCGGAGGACGACGCACGTGAGCTCGAGTCGAACCGCCTTGAGGAAGCTCGCACCGAGATAGCCGAGGAACGCGAGCAGATCCTCGAGGAGGGAGAGGCGGAGCGCGAGGAACTCCGTACCCGCGCCGAGGGACGCACGAGCGAGGTCGTCGACTACGTCCTCGAAACATTCACGGAGGAGGTACATGCTCAGACCTGA
- a CDS encoding methyltransferase domain-containing protein, producing MGILENKARARLFYKYLSKVYDTINPFIWNEEMRTEAIGMLDIEPDDRVLDVGCGTGFATEGLLAHENVDEVWGLDQSPDQLEKAYAKFGKHGPVHFHMGDAERLPFATNSFDVIWSSGSIEYWPNPVRALREFRRVVKPGGQVLVVGPNYPKTTVMQKVADAIMLFYDEEEADEMFTAAGFEDIQHRLMGPEYDPDIAITTVARAPGADDAADEAAEEGETIEDDAGPEAEA from the coding sequence ATGGGAATCCTCGAAAACAAGGCTCGTGCACGCCTGTTCTACAAGTATCTCTCGAAGGTGTACGATACCATCAACCCGTTCATCTGGAACGAGGAGATGCGTACCGAGGCCATCGGGATGCTCGATATCGAGCCCGACGACCGGGTGCTCGACGTGGGCTGTGGGACCGGCTTCGCGACCGAAGGACTCCTCGCTCACGAGAACGTCGACGAGGTCTGGGGCCTCGACCAGAGCCCGGACCAGCTCGAGAAGGCCTACGCCAAGTTCGGCAAGCACGGCCCGGTCCACTTCCACATGGGTGACGCCGAGCGTCTCCCGTTCGCGACGAACAGCTTCGACGTCATCTGGTCGTCCGGCTCCATCGAGTACTGGCCGAACCCGGTCCGTGCGCTGCGCGAGTTCCGCCGCGTCGTGAAACCCGGTGGCCAGGTGCTCGTCGTCGGGCCGAACTACCCGAAGACGACGGTCATGCAGAAGGTCGCCGACGCCATCATGCTGTTCTACGACGAGGAAGAGGCGGACGAGATGTTCACCGCGGCCGGCTTCGAGGACATCCAGCACCGCCTGATGGGCCCGGAGTACGACCCCGACATCGCCATCACGACCGTCGCACGTGCACCAGGTGCAGACGATGCGGCGGACGAGGCGGCCGAGGAGGGCGAGACCATCGAAGACGACGCCGGCCCGGAAGCCGAAGCCTGA
- a CDS encoding electron transfer flavoprotein subunit beta/FixA family protein, translating into MKVLVTVKEVAAVEDEFQIDGTSIDETYLEYDLNEWDDYAVEEAVQLQENGIADEVVAVTIGPERSEETIRMALAKGADRAIRVWDDAIEGTDLLDVGAKTRILSAVVAEEEPDLVLSGVQADDDGFGATGVSLADEIDYEWAAVVNDLDHDALDAESVAKVHRELEGGVEELTDVELPAVLTIQTGINEPRYASLRGIRMAQRKEIAPKTLDDIGLDADAVANDLELTDMYEPESEGDATYFEGGPEEEAAQLADLLREKGVGAQ; encoded by the coding sequence ATGAAGGTTCTCGTCACCGTCAAGGAGGTGGCCGCCGTCGAGGACGAATTCCAGATCGATGGGACGTCAATCGACGAGACGTACCTCGAATACGACCTCAACGAGTGGGACGACTACGCCGTCGAAGAAGCCGTTCAGCTGCAGGAGAACGGCATCGCCGACGAAGTCGTCGCCGTGACCATCGGGCCCGAGCGGTCCGAGGAGACAATCCGCATGGCCCTCGCGAAGGGTGCGGACCGCGCGATTCGCGTGTGGGACGACGCCATCGAGGGCACCGACCTGCTCGACGTGGGTGCGAAGACACGCATCCTCTCGGCGGTCGTCGCCGAGGAGGAGCCGGACCTCGTCCTCAGTGGTGTCCAGGCCGACGACGATGGGTTCGGCGCAACGGGCGTCTCCCTCGCCGACGAGATCGACTACGAGTGGGCCGCGGTCGTGAACGACCTCGACCACGACGCGCTCGACGCCGAGAGCGTCGCGAAGGTCCACCGCGAACTGGAGGGTGGCGTCGAGGAGCTGACCGACGTGGAGCTCCCCGCCGTACTCACCATCCAGACCGGTATCAACGAGCCGCGCTACGCCAGCCTGCGCGGTATCCGGATGGCCCAGCGCAAGGAGATCGCCCCGAAGACGCTCGACGACATCGGCCTCGACGCCGACGCCGTCGCCAACGACCTCGAACTCACCGACATGTACGAACCCGAATCCGAAGGGGACGCCACGTACTTCGAGGGCGGCCCGGAGGAAGAAGCCGCACAGCTTGCTGACCTCCTGCGGGAGAAGGGGGTGGGTGCGCAATGA
- a CDS encoding electron transfer flavoprotein subunit alpha/FixB family protein: protein MSDILAVAEHRRGELRDVSFELVTAGRELADATGGDLHVAVISGDLDDFAEQLKLEGVDTIHTVSDGEEFNHDVYAQAVTQLYDAIGPQVLLMPNSVNGLDYAPAVANRLDLPYVSDVVGMELDGDTLTATREMYGGKVETATDVPAEHVAVSIRSAEWPTTEETGDAAVESFDVDLDEDLIRSTVTGFEEVGSGDVDISEADVLVSVGRGIEEEENLDLVRDLADALDATLSSSRPIVDAGWLPKNRQVGQSGKVVTPDVYIAIGISGAVQHVAGMKGADTIVAINTDPNAPIYDIADYGIVDDLFDVVPALIEQFS, encoded by the coding sequence ATGAGCGACATCCTCGCAGTCGCCGAGCACCGCCGCGGTGAACTCCGCGACGTGAGCTTCGAACTCGTCACGGCCGGCCGCGAGCTCGCCGACGCGACGGGTGGCGACCTGCACGTCGCCGTCATCTCGGGCGACCTCGACGACTTCGCCGAGCAGCTCAAGCTCGAGGGCGTCGACACCATCCACACCGTCTCCGACGGTGAGGAGTTCAACCACGACGTGTACGCCCAGGCCGTCACGCAGCTCTACGACGCCATCGGCCCGCAGGTCCTGCTCATGCCGAACTCGGTGAACGGGCTGGACTACGCGCCCGCCGTCGCGAACCGCCTCGACCTGCCCTACGTCAGCGACGTCGTCGGGATGGAACTCGACGGCGACACCCTGACCGCCACGCGCGAGATGTACGGTGGGAAGGTCGAAACGGCGACCGACGTGCCCGCAGAGCACGTCGCAGTCTCCATCCGGAGCGCCGAGTGGCCGACGACGGAGGAGACGGGCGACGCCGCCGTCGAGTCCTTCGACGTGGACCTCGACGAGGATCTGATCCGCTCGACCGTCACCGGCTTCGAAGAGGTCGGGTCCGGCGACGTGGACATCAGCGAGGCGGACGTGCTCGTCAGCGTCGGCCGCGGTATCGAGGAGGAGGAGAACCTCGACCTCGTTCGTGACCTCGCCGACGCGCTCGACGCGACGCTGTCGTCGTCGCGCCCCATCGTCGACGCTGGCTGGCTCCCGAAGAACCGCCAGGTCGGTCAGTCCGGGAAGGTCGTCACGCCCGACGTGTACATCGCCATCGGCATCTCCGGGGCGGTCCAGCACGTCGCCGGCATGAAGGGTGCCGACACCATCGTCGCCATCAACACCGACCCGAACGCGCCAATCTACGACATCGCGGACTACGGTATCGTCGACGACCTGTTCGACGTCGTGCCGGCGCTCATCGAACAGTTCTCCTGA